The Glycine max cultivar Williams 82 chromosome 17, Glycine_max_v4.0, whole genome shotgun sequence genome contains the following window.
ggtgCCACGTCATGATCGGTACTCAACATTTCTCTCGATTAACAACCTTTAACAAGTGCCGTCATCAAGTAAATGATAATTAattgactaattaattaaaattaagacaGTGAGTTGCTGTTTCAAATGCTTTAAGTTAAagcaactgattttttttttttcaagcaaCTGATTGTTGCTCAGACCCAAATCCTAATATGCAATGGAAGGCAAGCTACAATCTTTGTTACCGCCGAGACCGTGCTATGACTATGACCTATATACTGAGGGTGATGGTTGGTGCTGTGTACTACTTCAACGCTTTCTTAAATTTCACACTATTAATTAGtagaaaatatatgaatttccTTTGATTTTAATGATGATTTAGTGACATTCCCTTTGTCTCGGCACATTGTTGTGTTTTCAAAGTTGATTAATTAACAGAGTCATGAGaccctttaccttttttatatagtaaaaatgtgacaagaacaaaaaaactcCGACGAAAGATGTAATTTGGCTAAGTTTGTAAAAGGTCAAATTTCGCATTTACTATTCTCCTTTAGAACTTTAATTGAATAGTGAATAGAATCTGTTCTATAAGTCCGTACTCTGTACCATAGAGTAATTCAGTTTACCCCTTCCCCTCTTCTACTGTAATGCGTGTTCTAGTGATCAATTAGACAATTatcaaaagaggaagaaaaaaaaagcctctAATAACGATAGTTGCAGTTGCAGTCTTACACTTgattggttatttattttttattttttttttatttttctatccgAGTCCTTCTCAAATCGAGGTAGACATttagattttttctttataaaattaaattttgattattgtCGAATTAATGTTACTAAATGTTGTCCTCTTGAGATGTCAAAGAGAATCATCTCGAATCATGTGTTAGCTGACCAAAGATTGCTTAAAAAGTGAATTAATCCAACCTGGTTGGCTTTTTTTGAGCCGAATAAATACACAATCCAACGCAACTAATCTGTGAGTTAGTGGATTATATGGTTTGACTTgccttaaaatatatatatatatatatatatatatatatataaaagaaaaaaacaaaaatacaaaaggccaACAACAACATATTAATTCATAACAACAAACTTCAAAAATTACTTGTAATCGTTATTTATGTAATCATACATATAGTACATAAAATTCAATAACTTGATTAtcctaatttattatatatttgttaatcTCAACCAGAATATTCCTACAGGTAAATAAAATCGACCCACACTAATACACTATTGTGattcaaatcatttcaatagTTGCATTCCTTTAGTGTTTAAACTCTGGTCCTTTTAAGAATGAGGTTCGTCTATCATTCCACTCATTCACTCAATCCCTGTTGGCTATTATCCAAAtattctacaaaaaaaataaaaaaatacaacacgTTTCTTTATAGTTTATACCACTATTTCATAACGATTGACTAAACCACCAAAACCAAATGTTAAAGAATATGCAGCAAATAAAGGAGCGAGAGTTTACAATCTATACATGAATAGAAGCCTTGGTTAAAAAATAGCTTCTCGATTAGTATGGAAGcctttatatttatatgatttagaaactaaaataattcatattatttTGTTGGGGTGAGCCTAATGATCCCAACAAACTAAAAAGGCACTGAATGTACAGTCGATCTCACCCTCGCTGGATAATAAAGCCAGCAGAAGACATAATTACCCcttccaaaaattaattttaaaaagttaacccaaataattaataagaattaTAATAGTAAAGAAAGAATGAATATAACGATCGAATTAACTTCTGCATGTCTTTAGCTTCTTAACTGCTTGGTCAGACTTCCCAGAGCTAGCAACTCTAGAGCGCATCATCTTTTGATTGTTAGAATGAACGTCACCATCCTAGGAGAACATGATTCAAAAATTAGATAATGAATATAAGCTAGATTCTAGCattaaattattacaaatcAAGTGTCAATATACCTTAGCAGCACACACTGACACTGGTACACTTGGTCTGATGTTTGCTTGTTTACCAAGTTCAATTTGCACTGAGATGCTAGCCTGTGACAAATCCACCCCTGAACTTTGAAGTGCATGTGTAAGCGTATGCAACAACCTGTCCAAGtataattatcttaatatattattacCAAAATGCTCCTAGAAATCAATGTTGCTATTCTAGCTACAACATTTATCACTTGCAAGCATTCATAGAGAAGACTGTTTTTAACGATCACAAAAAGACAAAGGTACTAAAGATAGGAAGTGCAAAATTTACATACTTAATTCAAATGTTATGCAAAGATTGACATGATTCATATAAATGTCGTGCAAATATTTGGACTAATTTCTAATATTTGCataattaattgtttgaaaGGAACAGAGCAGCACTACAATATAAAGAAATAACAGTTAAGGTGCGAACTGAAATTATGGACTTCTTCCCCTATTATACAGGATCATGAATTGCAAATCCTaatcaaagaaagaaagttaAATAAGTTCAAATATAGGTTGCATAACATAAATCCAAAGACTTTGCGGCATCAGGCCAGGGTCAAGATAAGTATCATGCAACATTAGTAGTATTAAAGAGCATGTCTCCATAATCACATGCCACATCTCCTTTCTCTTCCTATTAATGCTCACTGGGGAATGAATCCATATTTTTTATGTCCAACAGACCAACACAATTTCAAAATGGTCTAAACTCTAAAGGAAGCAAGCTGTTTTCTTATTATacagaaaacaaataaatataagtcCTCACCCTTTTGAGTAAACGCTTGATATGCTAATGGCACCACCTTCAATAGTGAGCTCTTTCTCTTTCAGCTTTTCATTGGTAGCAGTCATAGTCTGACATTCCACTGAAGGTTGATATTTAGTTTTCTCAGCATCTGATGCTGATCTATGTGTTAGCTGAGATACTACTCCACCTGGACCACCTATTTGGGTTGGAGTGAAGAAATTTAGCTGTGAAGGAATAGGAATTGGAAAAGCCTTGTTCATCATTCCAGCATGATGATCCATTGTCTTGGGGGTAGTTGCTGAGCTCAAGCCAGATTCTACATTCTGGGTACTCCCAGGAATTGTTTGGGAGATGGTAATATTTTTCTCGTCAACCTTTGAAGCAAACAGCAGTGTTGGAGATGGACTTGATCCATTATCAGTGCCACGAGGTTGAAAAGTTTCTGCTGGCTTGTCATTATTTCTctggtataaaaaaaatgcaaaataagtTTTTGGGATAGGTCACGatcattatgatttatgaatatTTCTAAATTCAAATCCGTTGCACCAGGCTAATGATACTGATGAATGAATCCAACAAAGAAATGATATTTACCCATGGCATCAATTTTTCTGGCTCGTTACTCCACCCTTGAAATGAACCTTCATACTTGTGCACCTTCTCttgtaaaaaatgaatatactCAACGACCTACAAATAGTTCAGATTGAGCATTAATCAGCAATATAACAAACTTATAAGATAAAAACTATGTCATCTCATCTCATATGAATGTACCTCCAATAAAAAAGATGCTTTGTCCCTCTTTTGGTCACTGTGTGGAATAAGCTCTCTTAGCATTTGGAATCTGCATGATTAATTCAAATGTTCAGTCAGAAGACTATAAAATAAACACTATATTAACCCTGATTCATGATTTTTGAATTTGGTCCACCCAAACAAAAATGAGGCAGCAATGGAAGCATAAAAAGCCCTGAAAGGCTGTAACTTGCTTATATTATGtatcaaaatatgaaaatacttGATGTCCTTACAAGTTAACCATTAGGATTTAGGACCCATCAGTTACTCCTAATTATTGTaaggaatttttcttttaatttatgtcAGTTTATATTCagttcataattaaaaaaagtaaaaaggaaagttCCTTTTACTCCTGCATTTTCAAGTTTACAACTAGTGAGTGTCTGTTCTAGCATCCAGAAAAA
Protein-coding sequences here:
- the LOC100808016 gene encoding transcription factor BIM1 isoform X2, with the translated sequence MELPQARPLGTEGRKPMHDFLSLYSNSTAQQDPRLPSQGSYLKTHDFLQPLERVETKACAKEEATEEILSVVQKQRPPSVEHLLPGGIGTYSISHISYVNNNNNQRGVLKPETSSLFVRQATSTDKNEENSNCSSYTSSGFTLWEESSGKRGNTGKENNAGEKPSLGVTESAAKLGQWTSTERTSQSFSNNRHGGFSSRSSSQTTGQKNQSFIEMMKSARDSNAQDEVLESEETFFLKKEPSSNTQRELRVKVDAKSTDQKPNTPRSKHSATEQRRRSKINDRFQMLRELIPHSDQKRDKASFLLEVVEYIHFLQEKVHKYEGSFQGWSNEPEKLMPWRNNDKPAETFQPRGTDNGSSPSPTLLFASKVDEKNITISQTIPGSTQNVESGLSSATTPKTMDHHAGMMNKAFPIPIPSQLNFFTPTQIGGPGGVVSQLTHRSASDAEKTKYQPSVECQTMTATNEKLKEKELTIEGGAISISSVYSKGLLHTLTHALQSSGVDLSQASISVQIELGKQANIRPSVPVSVCAAKDGDVHSNNQKMMRSRVASSGKSDQAVKKLKTCRS